Part of the Odocoileus virginianus isolate 20LAN1187 ecotype Illinois chromosome 9, Ovbor_1.2, whole genome shotgun sequence genome, GATTAGATACAATTACCTGGCAAAGCTCACTAGAAAAAGACGCTATACTAAGGACATAAGAGAATGTATTCTTTCAGTGCCCTGATCCAAGTGTACCCGAAGTCCTCCATGCCACAGATTTTccagttaaaatatatttctccctttctaatttttatttttgttgaagtcAGTTGGAGTAGGCAGAACCTGACTTGGCACATTTGTGGATCACATCTGCCTCCTCCATTCTGAGACCTCCTTAAGGGTCACACAACCACTGGAAGCATCATAGACATCAAAACCACCAGAGAGCTCAGAGATAATCATTTCAACCTCTTGCTGGAAAGTCTAGGAAGACTATGGCCCAAAGAGGGGTTCAAAGTACACATGACGTTAACCCCACCTATTTTCTTCAGATCACAGATGCTAAGCtttgcttttggaaaaaaaaagaaaaaaagatcaacaaAGTTATCTTCTAAGGCTGCTTAAATGATAGATGCCTGAGCCACTTCCTAGATACTTAGGGTTACCAGCTCCCAGACAGGCTGCCCCGGGGTGTCTGGCCAGAAATGGAAACAACTGGACTGGATGGACCAAAGGTACTTTCTAACTTAAGTTCTCAGAGCTTGAGCCTCCACTCTTTCCTCTAGAATCCCACCTCTGCCTAGACATGACCCTCACAACCCTACATGCATATCCTGTTTCATCTTCTCAGCAACCACGCAGAAGGTGCTACTGCCCCATTTCCCAGCTGAGGAACACGAGGCTCAGAGGGGCAGGATGACCTACTGAAGGCCACATGATGGGAAGGGGCAGAGCTGAAGAGTGCACCCAGTTCTGCATCCTCTCCCATCGAGGTCAGCTCTTCCAGTCTCTGGGGGCAGCAGTGAGTCCCAGTTGTTGGCCCCAGTGTCCAGCACTCAGGAGGTGCAGGTGAATGCGTGGCTCTAGTCTTGACACTGCACATCCATTTTTGCCACTAATGCTCACCACAACCTTATAAGGTTTGGAAGACTGAGATTCAGGGAAGAGAGGTGACTCGCCCAGGTCTCACAAGGACAGGAACCCAGAATTTGGACCCGAGGGGAAGAACCTTTCACCCAGATTACATTGAGGCCAGCTGGTGGGGCAGGATCGTCCATGGACTTAAATATCTTGTTTATTCCTCGACTGCTTCTGTTTGAGTTGGTTGTTACCCCTGATGCATTGAGCCCCTGTCAACCAGGACATCCGATCCAGGAAGCCCAGATGGGTGCTCACTTGGCACAGGCTGGAAGCACCGGTGGAGAGTTCCAGGTCATCCAGAGTCCATCACCTCTGGTCCCCCAGCTGCATCTCACAGAGTCTGGATGAACGCCACCAGGACAAAGTAGGAGTTGGGCTGGAAGCTTGAGAAGCTAGCCTGCCTCACCCTGACTGTGGTCCCACCATCAGAGCACAGAACAGGAAGAAGGTGGCAGGCCAGGTGCCCAAGCCTGGGCCTGGGACATGGAGGATTCCATCCAGAAAAACTTTGAACCTGTCAGCAGACCACCCTCTTCGCTGGCTGTACCCAGTTCTACAAATATCAGAGGTCCCTCTTTCCCTGGTTGTGGGCACAGAGCTGAGGGCTGTGCCAAAATCTTGTGAAGAGACTTTTTCTCACCTCAGAGCCATGGCCCAGGAGTTCCAGAGAGATGTAGTGAACTCAGACACAGTGCTGGCCCCAGGCTTCAGCTGCCCCATTGAAAAATGAGTAAAACTGAGTAAATGAGGAAAACATGGTGCCTGGATCCTGTTggcaaaatgtaaataaaatgcgTACCGAGGGCGTGGTTGTCAGACCCAGCTTTGGGGTCAGGCACACTGGGTTTGAATCCTCTCTTTGCCTGTTGCTGGCTGTGGTACCTGGACAACAGACTTCATCTCCCTTAACCTCAGGTGCCCTAGTATGAAAGGGACCTAACTATGGGACTGTCCTCCCAGGTGTGCTGTGAGGATGTGAAGGGATCATGTGTGTAGGCCCCTGATACACGGTTACAACAGTGATGATGATGAATATAAATATTGCTGGTGTCTGGTCATTTCCTCCCCTCCACCTCAGATCCTCTATCTGCAATGATGCCACTGCACAGGGTTATGGAGAGGATGAGGTGAGATCAGGCATCCAATATGCTGGGCCGGCGGGCTGGGGCGGAGGGGCTGCCATGGCGGCGGCGAGCCGGCTGCCGGACTCTTGGGTGCTGCTGGCCCTGCTGCTTGGGAGGCTCGCGCTGCTTGGAGTCGGGCCGGTCCCGGCGCGGGCGCTGCACAACGTCACGGCCGAGCTGTTTGGGGCCGAGGCCTGGGGCACCCTGGCGGCCTTCGGAGACCTCAACTCTGACAAGCAGACGGACCTCTTCGTGCTGCGGGAAAGTCAGTGCTTCCCTGGCCCCTCTCTGTCCGCGTGCCCCTCCCGGTGTTCCCCACGCCCCCTACTTGGGGGGCCGGTTCTCCTGCTTTTCCCCGCCCTTCTGTGGCAGCCCTAATTTTCTCCCTTTATCTCCAATTTCCttgacaacccccccccccctttatcTCCAATTTCCTTGACaaccccccctcctttttttatgtcttttccaaACCCGGGTCTTGGCTTGACCACTTCACAGTTTGACCGCACTAGAAACAccccagtttttttgttttgttttcttgagaaGACCGCGGCCTTCACTCAGGCACCTCGCCCCTTCATAGAATCACTTGCCTTCCAGAGTCCTTCCTGATCGCCGGGAGTCTTTCTAGCTTTCTATACGTTCCTTCCCAAGGCCCCTTCATTCCTATCTGCCTTACTTCCTCCAGTCTCCCTTCCACTTTGATGAACTGGAAAATGTGCAAATTGATAATTTCCTCTGGTAAAGAACTTCTCCCTACCTTCTAATTAATCTAAGTCATCCTCCACTCCCTTTGTCTGGGTCCCAGCTTTCTTTGAAACTACTATTCCTTCCCAAGAACTAAACACTTCACAATTAACTCAAGTATTTTGCAGGCACCACTAATAAATAAACCCAGTGTCTCTTTGGAAGAGGATTCTCAAACTGcaggtttttctcctttctgagcTGCCTAATCTTTTGTGTGCAGAAGACCTCCTTGCTTTGGCCACCACCCTCCTCTTCCaaatctctgctttattttccacCTTGAGGTTCTTGGGAGTTCTTTGCTTTAACCATCACTAAAGTACTTTTTGGTAAATCTTGATGCTGACAGTGGGCAGTAGAGGGTCTCAGTATTCTTGAGTACCCAGAAAACAGGTTCTATTTAAGGTCAAGGCTGTGAAAGAAGGAAGTGAAGCACTTATACAAAGTTTGACAGGATCTTGGCCCAGATCTCTTGGAGTCCTTTCTGGGACCCCAGAACTTCTGGTGGACCTTGGACCTTGGGTATTTCCCCTGTTTTTATATGACTCCATTTACTGCAGGAAGGGTGCAGACTGCCTAACCCATAGCCACTCCATCCAAAGTGGAGAGGGACTCTCCCTTTAACTTTAAAGATGATGTGTGTTTGGCTAAACAGTTTGAAAAGTCTGTTCCAATGAGTGTTCATTGAACTCCAGAAATTCATGGGGGCATGGATCTATAGGAGCCACAAGGGACTGG contains:
- the LOC139036507 gene encoding T-cell immunomodulatory protein-like, whose amino-acid sequence is MAAASRLPDSWVLLALLLGRLALLGVGPVPARALHNVTAELFGAEAWGTLAAFGDLNSDKQTDLFVLRERNDLIVFLADQNAPYFKPKVNVSLKDCPSS